A single window of Paenibacillus sp. FSL H8-0537 DNA harbors:
- the fliQ gene encoding flagellar biosynthesis protein FliQ: MSADFIIGLASEAVFVVLKSSAPMLAIALVVGLLVSIFQATTQIQEQTLAFVPKIVAVFASVVLFGPWILNTIVDFTYNLLDNLYKYIG, encoded by the coding sequence ATGAGTGCCGATTTTATTATCGGTCTGGCCAGCGAGGCTGTATTTGTAGTCTTAAAAAGCAGCGCACCAATGCTCGCAATCGCTCTTGTTGTCGGACTATTGGTCAGTATTTTTCAAGCGACTACCCAGATTCAAGAGCAAACCTTAGCATTTGTTCCGAAAATCGTAGCGGTTTTTGCATCCGTTGTTTTGTTTGGGCCGTGGATTTTAAATACGATCGTCGATTTCACTTATAATCTGCTGGACAACCTGTATAAATATATCGGATAG
- the fliY gene encoding flagellar motor switch phosphatase FliY: protein MTSKDYLSQEEIDALLNQSSGSTDAEQPSADDVQLSDFLSAMEQDALGEIGNITFGSAATALSTLLGVKVDITTPEVTFIRRDQLSDEFPKPHVAVSVQYVDGFQGINSLVIKTRDAQIIADLMLGGAGNPTDEELNEIHISAVQEAMNQMMGSSATSMSTIFNRFVNISPPGIDILDVDNGGGMGHLPPVDIFIKISFRLKIGDLIDSTIMQLLPVSFAKQMVAILMGEETGEETAVAVEAPPVVAAPPVAPGPPQSAPEQPTAPSLQKQEQQPPAGYYEAPMMQPPGPNTYGHAANRNVNVQPVQFANFNNVPYIQGEETNLNLLLDIPLKVTVELGRTQKQIKDILELSQGSVIELDKLAGEPVDILVNNKLIAKGEVVVIDENFGVRVTDIVSQWDRIQKLQ from the coding sequence ATGACGAGTAAAGATTATTTGTCGCAGGAGGAAATTGATGCGTTACTAAATCAATCTTCTGGCAGTACGGATGCTGAACAGCCATCTGCCGATGATGTTCAGTTATCAGATTTCCTCTCAGCTATGGAACAGGATGCGCTTGGTGAAATTGGGAACATTACGTTCGGAAGCGCAGCAACTGCTTTGTCCACATTGCTAGGCGTGAAGGTGGATATTACGACGCCGGAAGTTACCTTTATTCGCAGAGATCAGCTGTCAGATGAATTTCCAAAGCCTCATGTTGCTGTAAGTGTTCAATATGTAGACGGCTTCCAAGGAATAAATTCACTTGTCATAAAGACGAGAGACGCGCAAATTATTGCCGATTTGATGCTCGGCGGAGCAGGTAATCCTACAGACGAAGAGCTCAATGAGATTCATATCAGTGCCGTTCAGGAAGCGATGAATCAAATGATGGGGTCATCTGCAACGTCGATGTCTACCATTTTCAATCGTTTCGTTAATATTTCGCCGCCAGGCATCGATATTCTCGATGTAGACAACGGTGGGGGAATGGGTCATCTGCCTCCGGTAGATATATTCATCAAAATTTCATTCCGGCTTAAAATTGGAGATTTGATAGATTCGACAATTATGCAGCTACTGCCTGTTTCTTTTGCAAAGCAAATGGTTGCTATTCTTATGGGTGAAGAGACGGGCGAAGAGACTGCTGTAGCAGTCGAGGCGCCGCCAGTAGTAGCAGCGCCGCCGGTTGCTCCAGGGCCGCCACAAAGTGCTCCTGAGCAGCCTACGGCTCCATCGTTGCAGAAGCAAGAACAACAACCGCCAGCGGGATATTATGAAGCGCCGATGATGCAGCCGCCTGGCCCGAATACATATGGCCATGCAGCCAATCGCAATGTAAATGTTCAGCCTGTGCAGTTTGCTAATTTCAATAATGTGCCATATATTCAAGGTGAAGAGACGAACCTCAATTTACTGCTCGACATACCACTGAAGGTTACCGTAGAATTAGGAAGGACCCAGAAGCAAATAAAAGATATTTTGGAATTGTCTCAAGGGTCTGTTATCGAGCTGGACAAGCTTGCTGGTGAGCCTGTAGACATTCTGGTTAACAATAAGCTGATCGCAAAAGGCGAGGTTGTCGTTATCGATGAGAACTTCGGCGTACGTGTAACCGATATCGTAAGCCAATGGGACCGAATTCAAAAATTACAATAG
- the fliM gene encoding flagellar motor switch protein FliM, which produces MVDVLSQNEIDALLAALNSGEMDAEDLKKEEVTKKVRVYDFKRAVRFSKDHIRSLTRIHENFARYLTTYFSAQLRTFVQISVVQVEQLPYDEFIRSIPKMTILNIFEAEPLEGRMVMEVHPNIAYAMLDRMLGGQGVAPSKINNLTEIETIIMEKIFSRTFESLQEAWKTIIDISPRLEALETNPQFMQIVSPNETIALISLSTKIGETTGMINLCIPHVVIEPVMPRLSAHHWFVSQKKERIPEEVEMLEQRVSKAKLPIVAELGESTITIQEFLGLNVGDVISLSKPVGEGLHIKVGDKLKFIGSPGSVKDRLAIQLDEVVNEGAGEDYDE; this is translated from the coding sequence TTGGTTGATGTTTTATCGCAAAATGAGATAGATGCGCTGCTGGCGGCCCTTAATTCTGGCGAGATGGATGCCGAGGATTTGAAAAAGGAAGAAGTAACGAAAAAAGTCAGAGTTTATGATTTCAAACGCGCTGTTCGATTTTCGAAGGATCATATTCGCAGCTTGACTCGCATACACGAGAACTTCGCGCGATATTTGACAACCTATTTCTCAGCGCAGCTTCGTACTTTCGTTCAAATCAGTGTAGTTCAGGTAGAGCAGCTTCCTTATGATGAGTTTATTCGTTCGATTCCGAAGATGACGATATTGAATATTTTTGAGGCGGAGCCGCTTGAAGGACGCATGGTGATGGAGGTGCATCCAAATATCGCTTACGCGATGCTGGATCGTATGCTTGGCGGGCAAGGCGTTGCGCCTTCCAAAATCAATAACTTGACTGAAATCGAAACGATTATTATGGAAAAGATTTTTAGCCGGACGTTTGAGAGTTTGCAAGAGGCGTGGAAAACAATCATTGATATATCACCACGGCTGGAAGCACTTGAGACGAATCCTCAATTTATGCAAATCGTATCACCGAATGAAACAATCGCGCTTATATCCTTAAGTACGAAAATCGGTGAAACGACGGGGATGATCAATCTTTGTATTCCCCACGTTGTCATTGAGCCCGTTATGCCTCGTTTGTCGGCGCATCATTGGTTCGTTTCGCAGAAAAAGGAGCGTATTCCAGAGGAAGTTGAAATGCTGGAGCAGCGTGTAAGCAAAGCGAAGCTGCCGATTGTTGCCGAGCTTGGTGAATCTACCATTACGATTCAAGAGTTTCTGGGTCTTAATGTAGGAGATGTCATTTCGCTCAGCAAGCCGGTAGGGGAAGGCCTGCATATTAAGGTAGGCGATAAATTGAAGTTCATCGGCAGTCCAGGCTCCGTGAAAGATCGGTTGGCTATTCAGCTTGATGAAGTTGTGAACGAAGGAGCGGGAGAAGATTATGACGAGTAA
- a CDS encoding response regulator → MANRILIVDDAAFMRMMIRDILSKNGYEVVGEAPDGAQAVERFKELKPDLITMDITMPEMDGIAALKEVKKIDPNAKVIMCSAMGQQAMVIDAIQAGAKDFIVKPFQADRVIEAIKKTLG, encoded by the coding sequence ATGGCAAACCGTATTCTAATCGTAGATGACGCAGCATTTATGCGCATGATGATCCGCGATATTTTATCAAAAAATGGTTACGAAGTAGTTGGTGAAGCACCAGATGGCGCACAAGCAGTGGAGAGATTCAAGGAACTAAAGCCGGACTTGATTACAATGGATATCACGATGCCTGAGATGGACGGCATTGCAGCACTTAAAGAAGTTAAAAAAATCGACCCGAATGCAAAAGTCATTATGTGCTCTGCAATGGGACAGCAAGCAATGGTTATTGATGCCATTCAAGCTGGAGCAAAAGATTTCATCGTTAAGCCTTTCCAAGCGGACCGTGTTATTGAAGCAATCAAGAAAACGCTGGGCTAA
- a CDS encoding flagellar basal body-associated FliL family protein — MKKMLPWLVTILLSIVLIAVVAWFMWPTIMGSTKEGSANKEVEVKHLSADERVEVTSELKEFKRNLKDSNKVVVVSFAFQLDSKKTKEDFDKIIEIEVKPIINRALADMTAEELNGSKGEDLLESKLLNEINPILDKEQKLVKVEITAFIMTNI, encoded by the coding sequence ATGAAAAAGATGTTGCCATGGTTAGTAACTATACTGCTATCGATTGTATTAATTGCTGTTGTGGCCTGGTTTATGTGGCCCACAATAATGGGAAGTACAAAAGAAGGCTCGGCTAACAAAGAGGTTGAAGTCAAGCATCTTAGCGCCGATGAACGCGTTGAGGTGACGTCTGAGCTTAAAGAATTCAAGCGCAACTTGAAAGATTCGAACAAAGTCGTTGTCGTTAGCTTTGCTTTCCAACTGGACAGCAAGAAGACGAAGGAAGATTTTGATAAAATCATTGAAATCGAAGTTAAGCCGATTATTAACCGGGCACTTGCAGATATGACGGCTGAAGAGCTGAATGGCTCAAAAGGCGAGGATTTGCTGGAATCGAAGCTGCTCAATGAAATTAATCCGATTTTGGATAAAGAGCAGAAGCTGGTCAAGGTAGAAATAACAGCGTTTATCATGACCAACATTTAA
- the flgG gene encoding flagellar basal body rod protein FlgG has product MLRSMYSGVSGMRGFQTKLDVIGNNIANVNTVGFKGGRVMFSDILSQTTAGVTASAEGEQGGVNAKQIGLGVSIASIDTIHTPGSAMTTNQPTDLRIDGDGFFQVSPTVDGGISFLTRAGNFTLDANRQLVNANGLFVLDNAGGAITLPAEVTSFTIGQDGMITGVTADGTQEVAQIGVVKVINPSGLEKMGGNLYRMTNNANPEGDIEAFRTVAGDADLGTGAIVAGQLEMSNVDLTGEFTEMIVAQRGFQANSRIITTSDEILQEVVNLKR; this is encoded by the coding sequence ATGCTAAGATCAATGTACTCTGGTGTGTCAGGTATGCGCGGCTTCCAAACGAAGCTGGATGTCATCGGCAACAATATTGCGAACGTTAATACGGTGGGCTTTAAAGGCGGCCGCGTCATGTTTAGCGATATTTTGAGCCAAACAACAGCGGGTGTTACTGCTTCGGCAGAAGGCGAGCAGGGTGGTGTGAATGCGAAGCAAATCGGACTTGGTGTCAGCATTGCTTCTATTGATACCATTCATACGCCAGGCAGCGCGATGACAACAAACCAACCGACAGATCTTCGCATTGACGGCGATGGATTTTTTCAAGTGAGCCCAACTGTTGATGGTGGGATTTCGTTTTTAACAAGAGCTGGAAACTTTACACTTGATGCAAACAGGCAGCTTGTAAATGCAAATGGGTTGTTTGTATTAGATAATGCTGGTGGTGCTATTACTTTGCCAGCAGAGGTCACTTCTTTCACAATAGGGCAAGATGGGATGATCACCGGTGTTACCGCGGATGGAACACAAGAAGTTGCTCAGATTGGAGTAGTCAAAGTAATTAATCCAAGCGGACTTGAAAAAATGGGTGGTAATCTTTATCGTATGACGAACAATGCCAATCCAGAGGGAGACATTGAAGCCTTCAGAACCGTTGCTGGTGACGCTGATCTTGGAACAGGCGCAATCGTAGCTGGACAGCTTGAGATGTCAAACGTTGACCTGACAGGCGAGTTCACAGAAATGATCGTGGCTCAGCGCGGTTTCCAAGCGAATTCGCGTATCATCACGACTTCTGATGAAATTTTGCAAGAAGTTGTCAATCTGAAACGATAA
- a CDS encoding flagellar FlbD family protein, whose product MITVTRINGTKLMINALLIEVVEEVPDTIITLTTGKKFIVVERSDELLLLIQNYLRTIGVYAAAQKSEQTEGP is encoded by the coding sequence ATGATTACAGTGACTCGTATTAATGGTACTAAGCTCATGATCAATGCTCTGTTGATTGAAGTGGTGGAGGAAGTGCCCGATACCATTATTACCTTGACCACTGGAAAGAAATTTATAGTGGTGGAACGCTCGGACGAGCTTTTGCTGCTGATACAGAATTATCTTCGTACGATCGGCGTATATGCGGCGGCCCAGAAGAGTGAACAGACGGAGGGTCCTTAA
- a CDS encoding flagellar hook capping FlgD N-terminal domain-containing protein: MAVVTNKVIWPNYDQTNVKIAGKTEDDKTSLSKDAFLELLVTQLKNQDPLSPQSNTEFIAQMAQFTSVEQLMNMNKQLTQLNSDIGSASTMIGKSVTWQELDDKGSTVMYTDVVKSIVATDGVLYAKFEDNTMIKVSDIVTISDQTPAETKEPETDAPAESAEDAETPDSEAAADSGEEQTS, from the coding sequence TTGGCAGTCGTTACGAATAAAGTGATCTGGCCGAATTATGATCAGACCAACGTTAAAATAGCAGGAAAGACCGAGGATGATAAAACATCGCTTAGTAAGGACGCATTTCTCGAATTGCTCGTCACACAGCTTAAAAATCAGGATCCCTTAAGCCCACAGAGCAACACAGAGTTTATTGCCCAAATGGCGCAGTTCACCTCAGTCGAACAGCTGATGAATATGAATAAGCAGCTTACACAGCTGAACTCGGACATTGGCAGTGCATCTACAATGATTGGCAAGAGCGTAACATGGCAGGAGCTTGATGATAAAGGAAGCACCGTCATGTATACGGATGTTGTGAAGTCGATTGTAGCAACAGACGGGGTATTATATGCCAAGTTTGAAGATAACACGATGATTAAAGTAAGTGACATCGTTACCATTTCTGATCAGACTCCAGCAGAGACGAAGGAGCCTGAAACGGATGCTCCAGCTGAAAGTGCTGAAGATGCTGAAACGCCTGATAGCGAAGCCGCTGCTGACAGCGGGGAGGAACAAACCTCATGA
- the fliJ gene encoding flagellar export protein FliJ translates to MGAFRYSYQKIVDLKTSEKTQAEWILSSSIGELQAAELTVEQLRERREEWEQKQHQSSQSGVSLAELQTIQQYVDYLDSCIEAKMLEVKRAQTVVEQNRIKLSDKMQDEKVWLKAKDNEKERFRYAMQLKEQNELDEMATVRFMVSVP, encoded by the coding sequence ATGGGAGCTTTTCGTTATTCCTACCAGAAAATCGTTGATCTGAAGACAAGTGAAAAAACGCAGGCAGAATGGATCCTGTCCTCTTCAATTGGAGAGCTGCAGGCTGCCGAGCTAACCGTCGAGCAATTGCGTGAACGCCGTGAAGAATGGGAGCAGAAGCAGCATCAGTCTTCGCAATCCGGCGTTTCATTGGCTGAGCTTCAGACCATTCAACAATATGTGGATTATTTGGATTCATGTATTGAAGCTAAAATGCTTGAAGTGAAACGGGCGCAAACGGTCGTCGAGCAAAATCGGATCAAGCTTTCGGACAAAATGCAGGATGAGAAAGTATGGTTGAAGGCAAAGGATAACGAGAAGGAACGTTTCCGGTATGCGATGCAGCTTAAGGAGCAAAACGAGTTGGATGAAATGGCTACTGTCCGTTTCATGGTAAGCGTGCCGTAA
- a CDS encoding flagellar biosynthetic protein FliO, giving the protein MVKLKARVTLILFSGMAVLPAAALAGAAQTSQPESPYTSPSNMAGSVVWVIFSLLLIIGLIIVVIKWLSRRNRAFGGTNRSLRSLGGISLGQNHSLQVVELAGRLYIVGVGENITLLDKIDDETQAEAIIEAMERQVQGGWSPSALTGLISRFRQGSGEQEPRDEQWNDASSFQNVLKDKMNRQADRKQQLEALLKDPNPNERLNDDHEK; this is encoded by the coding sequence ATGGTCAAACTTAAAGCTCGTGTAACGCTTATATTGTTTTCAGGAATGGCCGTTCTGCCTGCCGCCGCTTTAGCGGGAGCAGCTCAGACGAGCCAGCCTGAATCGCCATATACTAGCCCGTCCAACATGGCAGGTAGTGTGGTATGGGTTATATTTTCTTTATTGCTAATTATTGGGTTGATCATTGTTGTTATTAAATGGCTCTCTCGGCGCAACCGGGCGTTCGGAGGAACAAATCGTTCGCTTCGTTCGCTCGGGGGCATTTCCTTAGGTCAAAATCATTCGCTTCAAGTTGTTGAGCTTGCAGGCCGTCTATATATTGTAGGGGTTGGTGAGAACATCACCTTACTGGACAAGATTGATGATGAAACACAGGCTGAGGCAATTATTGAGGCAATGGAGAGGCAAGTGCAAGGTGGCTGGTCGCCTAGTGCTTTGACGGGCTTAATCTCACGTTTTCGTCAAGGCTCTGGCGAGCAGGAACCACGGGATGAGCAGTGGAACGACGCTTCTTCGTTTCAGAATGTGCTCAAGGACAAGATGAATCGTCAGGCGGATCGCAAGCAGCAGCTCGAAGCACTCCTCAAAGACCCTAACCCTAATGAACGGTTGAATGATGATCATGAAAAATAA
- the fliP gene encoding flagellar type III secretion system pore protein FliP (The bacterial flagellar biogenesis protein FliP forms a type III secretion system (T3SS)-type pore required for flagellar assembly.): MKNKWWIALVAVQLAGLIFQSHAFAEPLPNVEINFGNTSSDQPNPSALSILLLITVLSIAPAILVLMTSFTRIIIVLSFVRTSLGTQMMPPNQVLIGLAMFLTFFIMAPTFGQVNEVALQPYLKGEISQTAAFEKASVPMKSFMFKQTREKDLKLFMDYTKTEKPATFEDIPLTVLIPAYAISEIKTAFQMGFLIFIPFLVIDMIVASTLMAMGMMMLPPVMISLPFKLLLFVMVDGWYLIVKSLLLSFNT; this comes from the coding sequence ATGAAAAATAAATGGTGGATAGCTCTTGTAGCGGTACAGTTAGCCGGACTCATATTTCAATCGCATGCTTTTGCTGAACCGCTGCCGAACGTAGAAATTAACTTTGGCAACACGAGTAGCGATCAGCCGAACCCTAGCGCTTTATCGATTTTGTTGCTTATTACTGTACTAAGCATAGCACCTGCTATTCTAGTATTAATGACCAGCTTTACACGCATTATTATCGTGCTTAGCTTTGTTCGGACATCCCTCGGTACGCAGATGATGCCGCCGAACCAGGTACTAATCGGACTAGCGATGTTTTTAACCTTTTTTATTATGGCCCCTACCTTTGGTCAAGTAAACGAGGTAGCCTTGCAGCCATATTTGAAGGGGGAAATTTCCCAAACGGCAGCTTTCGAGAAGGCGTCTGTGCCGATGAAGTCGTTTATGTTCAAGCAGACGAGGGAGAAGGACTTAAAGCTGTTTATGGACTACACGAAGACGGAAAAGCCGGCAACATTCGAGGATATTCCACTGACGGTTCTCATTCCGGCATATGCGATTAGCGAAATTAAGACAGCCTTTCAAATGGGCTTTCTAATATTCATACCATTTCTCGTCATTGATATGATTGTAGCGAGTACATTGATGGCGATGGGGATGATGATGCTGCCGCCTGTAATGATTTCATTGCCGTTCAAGCTTTTGCTGTTCGTCATGGTAGATGGCTGGTATTTGATAGTCAAATCCTTGTTATTAAGCTTCAATACCTGA
- a CDS encoding TIGR02530 family flagellar biosynthesis protein encodes MSDSVKIGHYFPLKSSPLNNAKTAGLKSQQPSDFQDLLDSKVLKFSHHAEVRMKQRGIQLQADSLTKIENAVDEAASKGAIDSLIVFKDIAMIVNVPSRTVVTAMDGKQMQSNVFTQIDSAVILS; translated from the coding sequence ATGAGCGACAGCGTAAAGATTGGGCATTATTTCCCGCTCAAATCCTCGCCATTAAACAATGCGAAGACGGCGGGGCTAAAATCTCAGCAGCCAAGCGATTTTCAGGATTTGCTGGATTCGAAAGTATTGAAATTCAGCCATCATGCTGAAGTTAGGATGAAGCAGCGTGGCATTCAGCTTCAAGCTGATTCATTAACGAAAATTGAAAATGCTGTTGACGAAGCAGCATCTAAAGGCGCGATTGATTCTTTAATCGTTTTTAAGGATATCGCGATGATCGTGAATGTGCCTAGTCGTACAGTGGTTACTGCAATGGACGGCAAGCAAATGCAAAGCAATGTGTTCACGCAAATAGACAGCGCCGTTATTTTAAGCTAG
- a CDS encoding MgtE protein: MADTDVEKQGYSGFERAMFFMTPVLFTIVVLGILLILLNSDMRNQALTIGNSIPLLKDVLPNPQSASGESTDETLKAENMTRKIAELQAQLTEKEGQLTETSTLKTDQEKEISSLKSQIEQLKQSNATQALEDEAYTAKIKELASMYARIAPNKAAPILESMTLDEMVLVLDAMAPNDRVKVLEKMTPKTAADATLKLKDAVSAKDLQIAALQSQLKNAQSTTATTTTTSSTLDSTQLGATFAAMDAKSAAKLLMTMSDVSASKVLRILNAVDDTTRSNIVGEMSTLNDKVTAQIVSKLMAGK; this comes from the coding sequence GTGGCAGATACAGATGTGGAGAAACAAGGATATAGTGGATTTGAGCGGGCTATGTTTTTTATGACCCCGGTGTTGTTTACGATTGTTGTGCTCGGTATATTGCTGATACTTCTTAATAGCGATATGCGAAATCAGGCGCTAACGATCGGAAATTCGATTCCATTGCTCAAAGATGTGCTGCCAAACCCGCAGTCGGCTAGCGGTGAAAGCACAGATGAAACGCTCAAGGCAGAAAATATGACTCGTAAAATTGCCGAGCTGCAAGCTCAACTGACGGAGAAAGAGGGCCAATTGACGGAGACGTCCACTCTTAAAACGGATCAGGAAAAGGAAATTTCCAGCTTGAAGAGTCAAATTGAGCAGTTGAAACAGTCAAATGCAACACAGGCGCTTGAGGATGAGGCGTACACGGCCAAAATTAAAGAGCTCGCCAGCATGTACGCGCGAATTGCGCCGAATAAGGCGGCCCCTATTTTAGAAAGCATGACGCTTGATGAAATGGTACTCGTGCTCGATGCGATGGCTCCTAATGATCGTGTGAAAGTGTTGGAGAAAATGACGCCAAAAACAGCGGCTGATGCGACGCTGAAGCTGAAGGATGCCGTTTCGGCGAAAGATTTGCAAATTGCGGCGCTGCAATCGCAGCTTAAAAATGCCCAGTCGACGACAGCAACAACGACTACCACGTCTTCTACACTGGATTCGACGCAGCTAGGTGCAACGTTTGCAGCTATGGATGCGAAAAGCGCCGCCAAGCTGCTGATGACAATGTCGGATGTAAGTGCCAGCAAGGTGCTGCGGATTTTGAATGCGGTAGATGACACAACAAGATCCAATATTGTTGGCGAGATGTCGACGTTGAATGATAAAGTAACAGCTCAAATCGTTTCGAAGCTGATGGCGGGTAAATAG
- a CDS encoding flagellar hook-length control protein FliK, producing the protein MDVLSSPAASQAAAPSAGGNAQVKGTGDAAFAQTLNGQLNNGQAGAGTGTTTPANTTDAAALGTIRMTTLNVAGLLGETNNQDLLAAIDGLLEQIDELDTADTDEAAQAQLADLQAMLEQMQALLALLGSPLVTLKQPDEQLSSEELVQAADAGTDHVAVKAQIALVKHDLENALIQLANVLEQGSAKRVQQQEPSQLIAQQLEALQKLLQKQKEAGTADRNNSNNSNAQAIFEPAAADETAPQQTAAWLQRLNQQSQHTIALKSAVAEALSAETLVEETADTADDESVLAGNLNANFAHSLKQATTSVATRAVAQPFVLADQFAESMTGLIVQKFDIFSLNGKHEAKIMLFPEQLGQVDVRITMQNGQLTALFHTDTVMAKDMLDNQMSQLRQALQSQGLTIDKLEVTQGQAASELSNGGQGQGSNQQFTNRNNNGKGGSRSDEAAFEADVIEQIAIQDMGYGRAVNATV; encoded by the coding sequence ATGGATGTTTTATCATCACCAGCAGCTTCACAGGCGGCGGCTCCTTCCGCTGGTGGGAATGCCCAAGTGAAGGGTACAGGAGATGCGGCTTTTGCCCAAACGCTGAACGGCCAATTAAATAATGGCCAAGCAGGAGCGGGAACAGGTACAACAACTCCGGCAAACACTACAGATGCGGCAGCACTCGGAACGATTCGAATGACCACGCTAAATGTAGCCGGCTTGCTTGGAGAAACGAACAATCAGGATTTGCTTGCCGCTATTGATGGGCTGCTAGAGCAAATTGATGAGTTGGATACTGCTGATACGGATGAGGCTGCACAAGCCCAATTGGCAGATTTGCAAGCGATGCTGGAGCAGATGCAGGCATTGCTAGCGTTGTTAGGTTCTCCGCTTGTCACTTTGAAGCAGCCTGATGAGCAGCTTTCCTCAGAGGAGCTCGTTCAGGCAGCGGACGCAGGAACTGATCATGTTGCAGTAAAAGCACAAATTGCGCTTGTGAAGCATGATTTGGAAAATGCGTTGATTCAGCTGGCTAATGTGCTTGAGCAGGGTTCTGCGAAACGCGTTCAGCAGCAAGAGCCATCGCAGCTGATTGCACAGCAGCTGGAAGCTTTGCAGAAACTGCTGCAGAAGCAGAAGGAAGCAGGCACGGCCGATCGCAATAACAGCAATAACAGCAATGCTCAGGCCATATTTGAACCAGCCGCAGCGGATGAGACTGCTCCACAGCAAACAGCTGCTTGGCTTCAGCGCTTGAACCAGCAGTCACAGCATACTATCGCCTTGAAAAGCGCAGTAGCGGAAGCTTTATCAGCCGAAACTTTGGTTGAAGAAACGGCAGATACAGCCGATGATGAGTCCGTTCTGGCAGGCAATTTAAATGCAAACTTTGCTCATTCGCTTAAGCAGGCAACGACTAGCGTGGCAACGAGAGCAGTCGCTCAGCCTTTCGTACTAGCAGACCAATTTGCGGAATCCATGACGGGGCTTATCGTACAGAAGTTTGATATTTTTTCATTAAACGGGAAGCACGAAGCTAAAATCATGCTGTTCCCTGAACAGTTGGGCCAGGTCGATGTTCGAATCACGATGCAAAATGGTCAATTGACCGCGCTTTTCCATACGGATACGGTAATGGCCAAGGATATGCTGGACAACCAAATGTCGCAATTGAGACAGGCACTGCAATCCCAAGGCTTAACGATTGACAAGCTCGAAGTGACGCAGGGACAAGCTGCATCAGAGCTTTCTAACGGCGGGCAGGGACAAGGTTCCAATCAACAATTTACGAATCGGAACAACAATGGAAAAGGCGGAAGCAGATCGGATGAAGCTGCTTTTGAAGCAGATGTCATCGAGCAAATCGCCATTCAGGATATGGGCTACGGACGGGCGGTTAACGCTACAGTCTAA